A genomic stretch from Megalobrama amblycephala isolate DHTTF-2021 linkage group LG22, ASM1881202v1, whole genome shotgun sequence includes:
- the LOC125258546 gene encoding LOW QUALITY PROTEIN: protein APCDD1-like (The sequence of the model RefSeq protein was modified relative to this genomic sequence to represent the inferred CDS: deleted 1 base in 1 codon), translating into MLSLYSLLSSVSVCVLMVSAGPVLLDKRSVCHSTLKQLRAGQQVTVHIPPDISGHWVSDSCEVRPGPEFITRSYRFYPNHTFHALQFYYQDNHCTQPSYSLLIRGSVRPQQASWVVRGGTVSEYQLSSVQLLCHGPATADVQRRLEPSCDLRQPLRPGLTYELWAEGRDCTRGLDFSMQELQLMRLERRDHHGDPSRQAEELFLGDVHTERAQRRLHQPSGYQTPLQSAKTDGRRCGICQIVASADLHHPPVLPPQSDRPVRLHGNWVSVRCEARPGVLFLTRRLTFHEDSRTWEGQYEHFSDPVCRHPTFSISASGRYTRGAPSAAVMGAVEFTFTVTHMTVTPMDVATTSLLNVFRGRECGTEGSWKLGIPQDVTSTSGCAALGIRLPHTEYELFSMGQDSSGRSLLYNGQRPTNGSSPDRPDRRATSYQSPLIRCSSQQGEPRVGREGDQHFRLSAACDTKTLDGFILLVVMHMFMQLDF; encoded by the exons ATGTTGTCTTTATATTCTCTGCTTTCCTCTG tgagtgtgtgtgtgctgatgGTCAGTGCTGGTCCGGTTCTGCTGGACAAGCGCTCCGTGTGTCACTCCACACTCAAACAGCTTCGTGCTGGACAGCAGGTGACCGTCCACATCCCACCCGACATCTCAGGACACTGGGTGTCCGACAG CTGCGAGGTGCGACCCGGCCCGGAATTCATCACTCGCTCCTATCGCTTCTACCCCAACCACACCTTCCACGCGCTGCAGTTCTACTACCAGGACAACCACTGCACTCAGCCCAGCTACAGCCTCCTGATCCGGGGCAGCGTCCGCCCGCAGCAGGCCTCCTGGGTCGTACGCGGAGGCACGGTGTCCGAGTACCAGCTGAGCAGCGTCCAGCTGCTGTGCCACGGCCCGGCGACGGCGGACGTCCAGCGGCGCCTGGAACCGTCCTGCGACCTGCGGCAGCCGCTGCGGCCCGGCCTGACGTATGAGCTGTGGGCGGAGGGTCGTGACTGCACCCGTGGCTTAGACTTCAGCATGCAGGAACTGCAGCTCATGCGGCTGGAGAGGCGCGATCACCATGGCGACCCCAGCAGACAGGCGGAGGAGCTGTTCCTGGGAGACGTTCACACTGAGCGCGCTCAGAGGAGACTTCACCAGCCCTCTGGCTACCAGACCCCCCTTCAGAGCGCCAAG ACCGACGGCCGGCGCTGTGGAATCTGTCAGATTGTGGCGTCGGCCGATCTTCATCATCCTCCGGTCCTGCCGCCCCAAAGTGACCGTCCGGTGCGTCTCCATGGAAACTGGGTGAGCGTGCGGTGCGAAGCGCGGCCGGGCGTCCTCTTCCTCACCCGACGGCTGACGTTCCACGAGGACAGCCGAACCTGGGAAGGACAATATGAGCACTTCTCC GACCCCGTCTGCCGTCACCCCACCTTCAGCATCTCCGCCAGCGGACGCTACACCCGCGGAGCTCCGTCCGCCGCCGTCATGGGCGCCGTCGAGTTCACCTTCAC AGTGACCCACATGACGGTGACGCCCATGGACGTGGCCACCACCTCCCTCCTGAACGTCTTCAGAGGGCGCGAGTGCGGCACAGAGGGATCTTGGAAACTGGGCATCCCGCAGGACGTGACCTCGACCTCCGGCTGCGCAGCGCTGGGCATCCGTCTGCCTCACACCGAGTACGAGCTCTTCAGCATGGGGCAGGACTCTTCTGGACGCAGCCTGCTCTATAACGGCCAGAGGCCGACCAACGGCTCCAGTCCTGACCGGCCCGACAGACGCGCCACGTCTTACCAGTCTCCGCTGATCCGCTGCAGCAGCCAGCAGGGGGAGCCGCGCGTGGGCCGAGAAGGAGACCAGCACTTCAGACTGAGCGCCGCATGCGACACGAAGACGCTGGACGGCTTCATCCTATTGGTCGTGATGCACATGTTCATGCAGCTGGATTTCTAA